CGCGCTCTCGACCGCGCTCTCGCTCCGGTCAAGAGCCACTACGACTACATCATTCTCGACACGCCGCCGTCGCTCGGCCTGCTCACCATCAACGCGATGGTGGCCTCACACGGCATCATCGTCCCCGTGCAGTGCGAGTACCTCTCACTCCGCGGGCTCGCCCAGCTCACGCAGACGCTGGCCCAAGTGCAGGAGCACCTCAACCCCAATGTTGTGATCTTCGGCATCCTCCCCACCATGTACGACGGCCGCACCATGCACTGCCGCGAGGCGGTGGGCATGCTCGTCGACAACTTCGGCGATGTGGTGTTCCGCACCCGTATCGGTAAGACCGTGCGCTTCGCCGAAGCCCCGGTCCAGGGACAGAGCATCCTGGCCTACGACTCGTCCGGACAGTCCGCCCGTTGGTACCGTCAACTTGTGCGCGAGGTGCTCGAGCGGGATGGGGTCTGGAGCGACGACATCGAGCGCATGCGGCGCCCGGTGCGTCAGGTGCGCCCGCAGTCCGGAGTTGGCCTTAGGCTTGCGTCGTGAAGAAGCAGTCGATGCGCGAGGGTCCGCTGGCGGACCTCTTTCGGAGCACCACCGGTGAGGGGGGTGCTCAGGGCCTCCAGTCGGAAGCCCCGACGGACAGCCGCGCCTCGGACATTCCCCAGCGCATCGAGGGCTACGCGGTTGTTCGCGTGGTCGGTGTGGGCGGTGGTGGCTGCAACGCCGTGGATCGCATGGTGGAGGCCGGCCTGCGTGGTGTGGAGTTCGTCGCCATCAACACCGATCGTCAGGCGCTCGACTCGAGCCGCGCGGATGTCGTCATCCCCGTGGGCGCCGAGGTTACCCGCGGTCTCGGTACCGGCGGTGACCCCGCCATCGGCGAGATGGCTTTCCGTGAGAGCGAAGAGCACCTTCGCCGCGTTCTGCGCGGCAGTGACCTCGTCTTCATCGCGGCCGGGGAGGGCGGTGGAACCGGCACCGGTGGTGCGCCGATTGTCGCCAAGGTGGTGCGCGAGCTCGGTGCGCTGGCCGTGGCCATGGTCACCCGTCCGTTCGGCTTTGAGGGAAGCAAACGCGCCAACGTTGCCGAACTTGGGATCCAACACCTCAGCGATGCGGCGGACACCGTCATCGTCATCCCCAACGACCGACTCATGACGGTTCTCGAACGCGGTACCAGCGTGGGGCAGGCGTTCGCGGTTGCCGACGATCTGCTGCGACAGGGCGTGCAGGGCATCAGCGACCTCATCACCCTGCCGGGGCTCATCAACGTCGACTTCGCCGACGTGCGCACCATCCTCAAGGGCGCAGGTACTGCGCTCCTCGGCATCGGCTACGCATCGGGCGGCAGTCGCGCCACGGATGCCGCCACGGCAGCTATCTCGTCGGCTCTGCTCGAGACCCCGGTGGACGGCGCACGCGGAATCCTGCTCGGTATCACCGGTGGCCCCAATCTGTCGCTCGTTGAGGTGACCGAGGCCGCCCAGGTGGTGGCCGATGCCGCCGACCCGGACGCGAACATCATCTTCGGAGCGACCATCGACGAGGACCTCGACGATCAGGTGTGGGTCACCGTGGTGGCGGCGGGTCTGTCCGGAACGCCCACCCGCGCCACCGGGACATCGACATCGTCACGCCCCTCGGCGACGCGCATTGAGCGTGGTCGTCGGGAGCGCCCCGCATCGAACATGGCGGCGGCGCCCGAGATCTCCGATCCGCCGGAGGCCCCGGATCTGTCGGCCGGTGTCCCGCCCCCAGTGCGCCCCCGTGGGGAGTCGGCGCCGGAGTCGGCGGACCCCGCCCCGCGACAGATCACCGAGGTCCCCCCGTCTCCCGCTGACGAATCATCACCTAACCTCTTCTCCACAGGAGACAATGCGCCGTCGTCCGGGTCAGGCGACCCCGACGTCGGCCCTCCAACCACCTGACCCGACCCGCCCGGTGGTCCCGGGCACCCTCGTCATCAGGGTCCGCGATTCCGATCACGGGCTTGGATACCACGCCGCCGCATGGTCCGGCCGGTGACGTCGGCGATGACTCAGGTGATCGCCGGTATGGTGGACGGGGCCTCCGGGCCGAGTGCGGAACGGCACGGTCCGCGGATCAATCCGGAGAGCGGTGGCATGGACATGGACGCCGCTCCTCCCGGGGCGGTAACCCCGGTGAAGAGGGATGATGGCGTCGGGCCCCGGCACGCGGGCACTCGTGACGTCGGCGGCCCTCGCGCGGTCGGGATACCGACCGCGAACTCGCGGCGGGGCGCCACGCGTTATGCGGTGGCGGTGCTGCCGACATCGATGAGGACGGATGGGTGATGGTGCTGTGAGTACACGGATCGTGATGGTGGATGGGCAGAGGTACGAACTCCGCGCCGAGCCCCCCCGCTCGTCACTCACCGACGATGCCCACACCCTCTGGGGCTTCAACGTCCAGGTTATTGAGGGAGGTACCCCCATCGCCATCAAGACCTGTTTTGTGGGGCGCGTCTCCATGCAGATGCGTCATCCCGATGCGCTCACCGGCACCGCCCAGGATATTGCCGCCGCCGTCCATTCCCTCGCCTTCGACCGGGTGGCGGAGGGGCTTGCCAAGGGTGAGCTGGACGACGCGATCGTATTTGCCTAGGTGTGCGGACCACACACCTGTGCGATACGACGTACCGTGCCGTCCCCTGAGTGAGGGGTGAACCCGCGGTACGCCGCCATTCTGAGAGGGTGCCGATGTCGGGTACAGATCCCTCGTGCGGTGGATGCCACCGTGACCGGTTCTCGGAGCGGATGATCACCCGGGGGTGATGAGTATCTGCGTCGGGGAAGGCATCGTGAGTGATGGCGACGCGAGGAACGGCGGAGGCGCGAGAGTATCTCGTGGCATCCCCGGGCTGTGCGCAGTGCATCATCCCCCGTCTCCGTTGGCCCCCGAGGGTGGGGAGCGCGGACCGTCTCGTCCTCCCGAGCGCCCTTCGGGCGGCCGCGCGGACGAGACGGTCACCCGCGCACATGCCGCGAGGACGAGGCCGGTCAGATAGGCGTCGTGCCCGCGGGGGACGGGCGCGGGCCACCGATCGCCACGGCCACCGCGACGGCCTCGGGGCGCTGATCGTTGGGGCAGGTGTCCACGATCCGCCATGCTTCCCGTGCGGCCCAACGCAGACGCTCGGCTTCGTCGGGCCGTCCCTTGGCATCGCGGGCCTCTGACCTGAGGTACTCCAGTACGTCGGACCGCTCGCGGTCGGAAATCGCAGCTTGCGTGTAACCCCCACCGTGGCGCATCAGGATCCAGAAGACCAGTGCGAGCAACGGCAGCTTGATGGCCAGGAAGACGATGAGGGCGCCTATTGCCAGCGTTTCGGGACCGGCGACGGCACCCGCGAATGAGACGACGATCGTCCCGCCCACCACCAGAGCGGCGAGGATTGCCACGGTGCCGAGCGCACGGGCCGCCCGCAGATCACCGTTGGTGTCGTAGTAGCGGCGCACGATCCAGGAATTCTTCGCCGCCCGTGCCCGTGTGTCGCGCTCGATCCCCATCAGAGGGCGACGGTATCACCGAGGCACGTGGGATCCCGTGGTGCGGGCGGAGGAATCGCGACACCATGGGCGATGTGCACGGAGGTGGTCAGAGCGGGCGGCAGCAGCGTTTCGGGCGTGCCCCCGACATGCCCGGGAGCCACCCGGTGTGAGACACCGTCCGGCGGCAGGAGCATTCCGGGAGTGTCTGCCACCACGACACCTCAGGACCGAACGTGGCGAGGGCCAGGCAGCAGCAGCGTTCCGGGGGTGCCTGACACCGATACCCCCGGGGTGCCCCATGCCTCGCGCCGCACCATCGCGAGCGCGACCCAGCCGGTTCCCGGAACATCGATCGCGCTGGTCACCTGCCCGACCACCGTCCCATCGTCCATGAGCACCTCGGACCCGGGCGTTACCGGCCCCGCCACCGCGATACGCGAGAGGCGGCGGTTGGGATGCCCCCGGTAGTGGAGGCGGGCAACGGTCTCCTGCCCGAGGTAACAGCCCTTGTCAAACGAGACGGCACCCTCGAGACCGGCCTCCTGCACCAGCGTCTTGTCGCCGGTGTCCACGCCAATACGCGGCACCCCGGCACTGATCCGGAGCACCTCGAGCACGTCCGGGGGCGCGAGCGGCACCCCTGCCCGGGCGGCGAGGGCGTGGGGGTCATCGGTGATGACCTCAACGGTGCCGGGCACGACGCCGGGCACCACGGGGTCGTTCCCGGCACGCAGGGTGGCGATGGCGGCGCCACCCACGACTAACACATGTACCTCCTCGGGACCCATCACCGCAGCATCCTCCGACACGTGGTGGGCTATCACCTGGGCGACTCCGTCCGGGGCGGGAGGCGGATCGAGTAGAAGGGTGAACGCCTCGGACTCGTCGCGCATGACACTCATGCGCGCGAGGAGGTGCCCACGGGCGTCGAGCACGAGCGACTCGGTAGCGCCGCCCACGGGGAGCGCTGCGATGTCGGCGGTGAGGAGACCCTGCAGCAACGCCTGTGCGTCAGGTCCCTCGACCCATGCGATGCGACGCGGTGCCACGACGGCGGCGCCCGACCCGCCGGGGGCCATCCGGATCACCGCATCCGCGACGGACATCGCCGCGGGACGGGTCACGGCAGAGCGACCTTGCCATTGGTGCGGGCCCGCGCGGCAGCGACGCGCTCCCGGTCGGCGCCGTCGAGGGCCGCCGACAGGATGTCGCGCACCATCGTCAGGCGGACATCCTCCACGCGGCACTCGAGCAGATCCTGCTTCGGCTCCGCGGGCATCTCGATCATCCCGGCGATGGCGTAGGACAGCGGAATGTCGTCGCGTATGGGCGGCGGGGAGAGCGCCCCGGTGATCTCTGCGACGAGGCGCTCGAACAGACTGTGCACCTCGGCGGATCGGTCCTCGGATGCTTCGGGCGCATCGTCGGTGACGTTCTCCACCCATGCCGAGAGGTACATGCGGCCGGACGTCTCCTTCAGCACGCGTACCACCGTCTCGCCGATCGCATTCACATTCATGCGACCGTCGGCGAACCGGCGCCCGAGCGCGACGAACCGCGCGGTGCAGCCGATGGGCGACGCGCCGTCGCCATACTCCTGGATGAGGACGAACGGGCAATCATCCAGAACGCAATCGGCCAGCAACTGGCGGTAGCGCGGCTCGAACAGGTGCAGGGGCGCGTGCTCACCCGGTAGCAGCACGAGGCCGAGGGGGAACAGTCCGAGGTCGTCGAGATCCGGCATGCGCGGCGAGTGTAGCCATGAGGGTGACCGGGGATAGAGTGCGGAGTCAGATGCCCGACGCACCCCGTTTCGACTCGTCAGGTCTCCGGCCCGCAATCGCGGGGGTGGAGGCCTACGTCCCGGGTCGCCCGCTGGTTGATCTCCGGCGTGAACTCGGTGACATCCCCATCACGAAGTTGGCGTCGAATGAGGGCCCGTACCCGCCGTTCCCCGCGGCCGTACGGGCCATCATCGATGCCGCCACCGAACAGAACCTCTACCCCGATCCGGGGGCGTGGGCGCTCCGCGATGCCCTCGGCACATCGCTCGGCATCGACCCGGCACGCATCATGGTGGGCAACGGCGTGGACAGCCTCATCAAGGTCCTCTGCATGGCCATCCTTGATCCCGGGGACGAGATGGTGATGGGATGGCCGTCGTTCATCTCGTATCGGCAGGGGGCGATGATGATGGGCGCCCGATGGACGCCCGTCCCCCTCGGCTCGGATGGCGCGTACGACCTCGCGGCGCTCGCGGACGCCGTCGGCCCGGCCACCAAGATTGTGACCGTGGTAAGCCCGAACAACCCGACCGGCGGGGCCGTGGCACACCACGAATTGGAGCGGTTCCTCGACGCCCTCCCTCCGCATGTCCTGCCGGTACTCGACGAGGCCTACTTCGAGTACCTCCCGGATGGGGGGCACGACGGCGTGAAACTGCTGACGGAGGGCCGTCGCCTCGTCGTCATGCGCACCTTCAGCAAGGCCTACGGTCTCGCCGGCACCCGCATTGGCTGGCTGGCGGGTCCGGTGGGCCTCGCCGATGCTCTCGCGCCCGTGCGGAACGCGTTCGACGTCAACGCCGTCGCCCAGGCGGCGGCGGTCGCGAGCCTCGCCGATGCCGCCGTGCACCTCGCGCCGCGCGTTGCCGAGGTGCGGTCGGAGCGTCTGCGGGTGGCAACCGCCCTCAGCGCGCTCGGGCTCCCCCCGCTGCCCTCGGAGGCCAACTTCGTTTTCGTGGATGTGGGTCCGGAGCGTGCTGAGGTCCTCGATCGCGCCCTCACCGCGTGCGGCGTCATCGTGCGACGTACGACGTCGTTCGGTGCCCCCGGTGGCCTACGTGTGACCATCGGAACCCCCGACCAGAACAACCGCCTGCTCCACGCCATGTCCGAGGCGCTCGGGGAGGTCGGATGACACCGGACGAGGTCATCGCGGGCGTCCTCGCCGGTCGCCGACGGGCGATCGGCCGGGCCATCACCATGGCCGAGTCGCTCGGTCCCGAGGGCCGGGCCGTCACGACCGCGCTGCACCGCGTGGCGGGCAACGCCTTCCGACTGGGCATTACCGGACCCCCCGGTGTTGGCAAGAGCACGCTCGCGGCCGCCCTCGTTCGGCATCTGCGCGCGATGGGGAGGACCGTCGCCGTCGTGAGCGTCGATCCCACGAGTCCGTTCACCCACGGCGCGGTGCTGGGCGACCGAATCCGTCTGGCGGACCACTTCCTTGACGACGACGTGTTCATTCGGTCGATGGCGACTCGCGGCCATGTCGGCGGGCTCGCGGAGGCCACGTGCGATGCGGTGACCATTCTCGATGCCGCGGGATTCGACATCGTCATCGTCGAGACGGTGGGTGCGGGACAGACCGAGGTGGAGGTGCAGGCGCTCACCGACGCCGTGGTACTGGTGCTCATGCCGGGGAGTGGCGACGCCATCCAGGCGATAAAGGCCGGGATCATGGAGACCCCGGATGTCATCGTCATCAACAAGTGCGATTTCCCGGGCGCCGACACCCTTGCCGGGGCGCTGGAGTCGGCCCTGTCGCTGGTGCCCACCGACGGCTGGCGTCCGCCGGTCATTCTCACCCAGGCCCTCGATGGCACGGGAGTGGAGGAGACGTGGGCCGCGGTGGAGGCGCACCGGGCTGATCTCGCCGCGTCGGGACACGCGGGCGCGCGGGCGCGCGATGGCATGCGCCGCCAGCTCAGGTCGCTGGCCCTCGACCGGATGGTGCGCGACCTACGGGCGCGTACCGACGATGCGGCCCTCGACGTCCTCGTCGATCGTGTGCTGGCACGTGAGATCGATCCGTCCGCGGCCGTTGGCAGCATGCTCGGCACGTCCCTGACCGAGGAGCCGGAGTGAGCCAGGAATTCCGCCCCGAACGCGAGTCCCCTCAGAGGGATGGGAGCGACACGCACCTCATCATTGGGGTCGTCGCAGTGATCCTGCTCGTGTGGTTCGTCGTCGCCAACTCCCAGCAGGTGCAGGTGACGTGGTGGATCTTCAGCACCCCCACCAGTCTGATTGCGGTCATCCTCATCTCCGCCCTGCTGGGTGCGGCCGTCGTCTGGCTGCTTATGCGCCGCCGCACTCGGGCCCGCAAGCGCTCGAACTAGCTAGGGCCCGGCCCGGGCTCACCCTCACCGCGCCCGGACGGTGACATCTCCGGCAATGGCGCGGGCCGTGATGACACGGCGGGCGGACGGGCTGTGGGTGACGCCCTCGACGAGCACATTTCCCGTCCCCGCGTGTGCGTCCACGCGGTATGTGCCTGCGGGTACCTCCACCACCACGCTTCCGGCCGACGTGCGGGCCTCCAGTGTGTCGGGGGCTGTTCGACATTCCACTCGTACGTCACCCGCGGTACTCGCGGCGTGGATGGTCCGTGCACGCGATTGCAATACGGCAACGCCCCCCGCGGTGCTCTCGGCGCGAACATCGCCCGACATCCCGCTCACGATCACCGATCCCGCCGTGCTGCGGGCGGTCACGGTCGCCGCCGCCGGCGCCACAATGTCGAAGTCCACCGAGCACCCGGTGAGCACACCGAGGGTGGGACAGTCGGTGTCGAGGGACACGGCGCTCCCGGACAGCCTCGTCATCACTTCGGGTGCGAAGAATGCGTACCCCTTGGTAATGCGCGCGGTCAGTTGGTCGTCCGGCCCGGCGTCGACTGCGATCCCACCGGCGCCCGTTGTCACCGACACCGATGTCACCGGTGCGGGTGCCGTGAACACGTCGGTGACCTCGGTGCGCGCCACTGTGCGCGTGAGCAGACCGCCGACACCTGCGGCGATGGCCATGAGCAGGACGAGGGAGAGCAGGCGCCTCATTTGAGGCGGGCCACCCGCCTCGCCACATCGGCGGCCAGGCGAACGCCAAAGCCGGTGGCGTGAACGCCATGCATCGCGGTACCCGCCACGTCGACGTGACACCACGGCAAGCCCTCGGTGAAGTCACGCAGGAACCGGGCGGCGTACACCGCGCCCGCCTGGCGCTTGGGGGAGGAGTTACTCAGGTCCGCTACCGCGCTGTGCACCAGCGGGTCGTATCCGGGGTGCAGGGGCATGGGCCAACAGAGGTCCCCCGTGTCGTCTCCCGCATCCCGTACGAGGTCCGTAAATGCGGCGTCGGTGCCGAAGAGTCCGGCGTACACCTCGCCGATTGCCACGACGATGGCCCCGGTCAGGGTCGCCATATCCATCATCCGCGTGGCCCCGATGCGGGCGCAGTAGGTGAGGGCATCGGCGAGGATGAGGCGCCCTTCGGCGTCGGTGTTGGTCACCTCGATGGTCTTCCCGTTCATCGCGGTAAACACATCGCCCGGCTTCATGG
This portion of the Thermoleophilia bacterium genome encodes:
- a CDS encoding ParA family protein, which codes for MARSARVLAMANQKGGVAKTTSSLSLAVGLHEKGQRVLVVDLDPQSNLSMSQGIDVENLTHGMFDVLVKAMPISEIVQVREIDVAPAGIELAGAELSLSSMIGRERALDRALAPVKSHYDYIILDTPPSLGLLTINAMVASHGIIVPVQCEYLSLRGLAQLTQTLAQVQEHLNPNVVIFGILPTMYDGRTMHCREAVGMLVDNFGDVVFRTRIGKTVRFAEAPVQGQSILAYDSSGQSARWYRQLVREVLERDGVWSDDIERMRRPVRQVRPQSGVGLRLAS
- the ftsZ gene encoding cell division protein FtsZ; the protein is MREGPLADLFRSTTGEGGAQGLQSEAPTDSRASDIPQRIEGYAVVRVVGVGGGGCNAVDRMVEAGLRGVEFVAINTDRQALDSSRADVVIPVGAEVTRGLGTGGDPAIGEMAFRESEEHLRRVLRGSDLVFIAAGEGGGTGTGGAPIVAKVVRELGALAVAMVTRPFGFEGSKRANVAELGIQHLSDAADTVIVIPNDRLMTVLERGTSVGQAFAVADDLLRQGVQGISDLITLPGLINVDFADVRTILKGAGTALLGIGYASGGSRATDAATAAISSALLETPVDGARGILLGITGGPNLSLVEVTEAAQVVADAADPDANIIFGATIDEDLDDQVWVTVVAAGLSGTPTRATGTSTSSRPSATRIERGRRERPASNMAAAPEISDPPEAPDLSAGVPPPVRPRGESAPESADPAPRQITEVPPSPADESSPNLFSTGDNAPSSGSGDPDVGPPTT
- a CDS encoding folate-binding protein; amino-acid sequence: MTRPAAMSVADAVIRMAPGGSGAAVVAPRRIAWVEGPDAQALLQGLLTADIAALPVGGATESLVLDARGHLLARMSVMRDESEAFTLLLDPPPAPDGVAQVIAHHVSEDAAVMGPEEVHVLVVGGAAIATLRAGNDPVVPGVVPGTVEVITDDPHALAARAGVPLAPPDVLEVLRISAGVPRIGVDTGDKTLVQEAGLEGAVSFDKGCYLGQETVARLHYRGHPNRRLSRIAVAGPVTPGSEVLMDDGTVVGQVTSAIDVPGTGWVALAMVRREAWGTPGVSVSGTPGTLLLPGPRHVRS
- a CDS encoding aminotransferase class I/II-fold pyridoxal phosphate-dependent enzyme translates to MRVTGDRVRSQMPDAPRFDSSGLRPAIAGVEAYVPGRPLVDLRRELGDIPITKLASNEGPYPPFPAAVRAIIDAATEQNLYPDPGAWALRDALGTSLGIDPARIMVGNGVDSLIKVLCMAILDPGDEMVMGWPSFISYRQGAMMMGARWTPVPLGSDGAYDLAALADAVGPATKIVTVVSPNNPTGGAVAHHELERFLDALPPHVLPVLDEAYFEYLPDGGHDGVKLLTEGRRLVVMRTFSKAYGLAGTRIGWLAGPVGLADALAPVRNAFDVNAVAQAAAVASLADAAVHLAPRVAEVRSERLRVATALSALGLPPLPSEANFVFVDVGPERAEVLDRALTACGVIVRRTTSFGAPGGLRVTIGTPDQNNRLLHAMSEALGEVG
- the meaB gene encoding methylmalonyl Co-A mutase-associated GTPase MeaB is translated as MTPDEVIAGVLAGRRRAIGRAITMAESLGPEGRAVTTALHRVAGNAFRLGITGPPGVGKSTLAAALVRHLRAMGRTVAVVSVDPTSPFTHGAVLGDRIRLADHFLDDDVFIRSMATRGHVGGLAEATCDAVTILDAAGFDIVIVETVGAGQTEVEVQALTDAVVLVLMPGSGDAIQAIKAGIMETPDVIVINKCDFPGADTLAGALESALSLVPTDGWRPPVILTQALDGTGVEETWAAVEAHRADLAASGHAGARARDGMRRQLRSLALDRMVRDLRARTDDAALDVLVDRVLAREIDPSAAVGSMLGTSLTEEPE
- a CDS encoding LapA family protein, yielding MSQEFRPERESPQRDGSDTHLIIGVVAVILLVWFVVANSQQVQVTWWIFSTPTSLIAVILISALLGAAVVWLLMRRRTRARKRSN